One region of Phycisphaerae bacterium genomic DNA includes:
- the prfB gene encoding peptide chain release factor 2 (programmed frameshift), translated as METAELKQRIDSLGARVAKIGNGFDLAAKQAERQKLEEQMSKAGFWDNQDTAKKVVSKASALKTVIEPALDVEKKSADLTELFDIALGENDSGILSGIEQELVLLEKKCGQIELTGMLSGPDDMKNCFFGIHAGAGGTESCDWVSMLLRMYTRFFQQNKFAYEELDMTAGEEAGLRSVMLKVSGPFAFGKLSCEAGVHRMVRISPFDANKRRHTTFAAVDVMPEYDDDIAIDIDEKDLRIDFYRAGGAGGQHVNKTSSAVRITHFPTGIVTQCQNDRSQHRNKAEAMKMLKGKLYMLEQQKRDSELAKLYGNKGEIAWGNQIRSYVFQPYQLVKDHRTDFQTGNINAVMDGDIEDFIDSYLQYRAEKKHKHNA; from the exons ATGGAAACAGCGGAACTTAAGCAGAGAATTGACAGTCTGGGGGCTCGGGTAGCAAAAATC GGGAATGGCTTTGACCTCGCGGCCAAGCAGGCCGAAAGGCAAAAACTTGAAGAGCAGATGTCAAAAGCCGGTTTCTGGGACAATCAGGACACCGCCAAAAAAGTCGTCTCGAAGGCAAGCGCCTTAAAAACCGTTATTGAGCCTGCCCTTGACGTTGAGAAAAAATCTGCCGACCTTACCGAGCTTTTCGATATAGCCCTTGGCGAAAATGACAGCGGGATTTTGTCCGGCATCGAACAGGAACTTGTTCTCCTCGAAAAAAAATGCGGCCAGATTGAGCTTACCGGAATGCTCAGCGGCCCCGACGATATGAAAAACTGCTTTTTCGGTATCCACGCCGGCGCAGGCGGCACCGAAAGCTGCGACTGGGTCAGTATGCTCCTGCGTATGTACACCCGTTTTTTTCAGCAGAACAAATTCGCTTATGAAGAGCTTGATATGACCGCCGGCGAAGAAGCGGGTCTGCGTTCGGTTATGCTGAAAGTCAGCGGCCCGTTCGCCTTCGGCAAACTCTCCTGCGAAGCGGGCGTTCACAGGATGGTTCGCATAAGTCCCTTCGATGCGAACAAAAGGCGCCATACTACTTTCGCAGCCGTCGATGTAATGCCGGAATACGATGACGATATAGCAATCGATATTGACGAAAAGGATTTGCGGATTGATTTCTATCGTGCCGGCGGCGCAGGCGGCCAGCACGTCAACAAAACAAGTTCAGCCGTCCGGATTACGCATTTCCCGACCGGCATAGTTACCCAGTGCCAGAACGACCGCTCCCAGCATCGCAACAAGGCCGAGGCGATGAAGATGTTAAAAGGCAAACTGTATATGCTCGAGCAGCAGAAACGCGACAGCGAGCTTGCCAAACTCTACGGCAACAAAGGCGAAATCGCATGGGGCAATCAGATTAGAAGCTATGTATTTCAGCCTTACCAGTTGGTTAAGGACCATCGCACCGATTTCCAGACGGGAAATATCAATGCTGTAATGGATGGCGACATCGAGGATTTTATAGATAGTTACCTGCAATACCGTGCAGAAAAAAAACATAAACACAACGCTTAA
- a CDS encoding Gfo/Idh/MocA family oxidoreductase, with the protein MKRFALIGVAGYIASRHLKAIKDTGNVLVAALDKSDSVGILDSYFPDTDFFTEFERFDRHLEKLRRADEKQAVDYVTICSPNYLHDAHVRFALRIGASAICEKPLVLNPWNVEALEEIEKESKGKINTILQLRLHPAIIELKKKIDAGDKNRIHDIDLTYITSRGHWYMVSWKGDIEKSGGIATNIGIHFFDMLAWIFGEVKQNTVHVCQPKRAAGFLELQKARVRWFLSLERDDLPVKPQPGKPMTYRSITVDGQEVEFSEGFGDLHTESYKKILAGDGFSTKDVATSVQIASDIRRAEPVGLKGEYHPILKNIKL; encoded by the coding sequence ATGAAAAGATTTGCGTTAATCGGTGTTGCCGGCTACATAGCGTCTCGGCATTTGAAAGCTATTAAGGACACAGGTAATGTTCTTGTCGCCGCTCTTGATAAGAGCGATTCGGTAGGCATTCTCGATTCTTATTTTCCTGATACGGATTTTTTCACGGAATTCGAAAGATTCGACAGGCATCTGGAAAAATTGAGACGAGCCGATGAAAAACAGGCAGTAGATTATGTTACTATTTGTTCGCCGAATTATCTGCACGATGCACATGTGAGGTTCGCACTGAGAATCGGGGCCAGCGCGATATGCGAAAAACCCCTGGTGCTGAATCCGTGGAATGTTGAGGCTCTTGAAGAAATTGAAAAAGAAAGCAAGGGAAAGATAAATACAATTTTACAGCTTCGATTGCATCCTGCGATAATCGAGCTGAAGAAAAAAATAGATGCCGGCGACAAAAACAGGATTCACGATATAGACCTTACTTATATTACATCGCGCGGACACTGGTATATGGTTTCCTGGAAAGGCGATATTGAAAAGTCCGGCGGCATCGCAACAAACATCGGGATACACTTTTTCGATATGCTTGCGTGGATATTTGGTGAAGTTAAGCAAAATACCGTTCATGTTTGCCAGCCGAAAAGGGCGGCAGGTTTTCTGGAGCTTCAAAAAGCGAGGGTTCGCTGGTTCCTGTCTCTTGAAAGAGACGATTTGCCAGTGAAACCGCAGCCGGGAAAACCGATGACTTACCGGTCAATAACAGTCGATGGTCAGGAAGTAGAATTTTCCGAAGGCTTCGGCGATTTGCATACAGAAAGCTACAAAAAGATTCTTGCAGGCGATGGATTCAGTACAAAAGATGTAGCGACTTCTGTGCAGATAGCATCGGACATACGAAGAGCCGAGCCGGTCGGCCTTAAAGGCGAGTATCATCCCATTTTAAAAAATATTAAATTGTAA
- a CDS encoding 6-carboxytetrahydropterin synthase, with translation MHKLSRQVRFAVDPFAKSAITGANSYCAKPTAQGLAFYFSLWVELKGSANKDTGFVVNVSNIDKIVREKAVGIFNDFVKNHPNSSFEQIGQLLGKVWQKIEKDFLPAKISGLAVELMPARKLGIKERSGKMLYFSEKFEFSASHTLWNKKFSDSENFKIFGKCANLAGHGHNYIVEVTIKKTGLAPGPVPGGVNAGDFERIVDKHFIDVVDHKNLDTDVKHFKKVNPTVENIAEFAFGSLRNKFKPFKLDCVTVWENDRTFCSFRAD, from the coding sequence ATGCATAAACTTTCCAGACAAGTAAGGTTCGCAGTCGACCCTTTCGCCAAATCAGCGATAACGGGAGCTAATTCCTATTGCGCAAAACCAACCGCGCAAGGTCTCGCATTTTATTTCTCGCTATGGGTGGAACTTAAAGGCTCCGCTAATAAAGATACCGGCTTTGTAGTCAACGTTTCCAATATCGATAAAATCGTCAGAGAAAAAGCAGTCGGGATTTTCAATGACTTCGTAAAGAATCACCCAAACAGCAGCTTCGAACAAATCGGACAACTGCTCGGTAAAGTCTGGCAGAAAATCGAAAAAGATTTCCTGCCGGCGAAAATCAGCGGCCTTGCCGTCGAACTTATGCCTGCACGAAAACTCGGTATAAAAGAAAGGAGCGGCAAGATGCTCTATTTTAGCGAAAAATTTGAATTTTCCGCAAGTCATACGTTGTGGAACAAAAAATTCAGCGATAGCGAAAATTTCAAAATCTTCGGCAAGTGTGCCAATCTCGCAGGGCACGGCCATAATTATATCGTCGAAGTAACAATCAAAAAAACAGGTTTAGCCCCCGGACCTGTGCCGGGGGGCGTCAACGCCGGCGATTTCGAGCGGATAGTCGATAAGCATTTTATCGATGTCGTCGACCATAAAAATCTTGACACAGATGTAAAACATTTCAAAAAAGTAAATCCCACCGTGGAAAATATAGCCGAGTTCGCATTTGGAAGTTTGAGGAATAAATTCAAACCTTTCAAACTCGATTGCGTAACGGTGTGGGAAAACGACAGGACGTTCTGCAGCTTTAGAGCGGATTGA
- the folE gene encoding GTP cyclohydrolase I FolE gives MAKKIKINSEKIEKAVKDILLAVGEDANREGLRMTPKRVASMYVELLAGNTEDPKQYIKSVFREKCDEVVLLRDIPFYSVCEHHLMPFIGKAHVAYLPDECVIGVSKLARIVDCFAKRLQVQERLTAQIADFLNENLKPQGVAVVLEASHSCMTIRGIKKPGSVMVTSAICGIFKKDPRSRAEVLSLMHNA, from the coding sequence ATGGCTAAAAAAATTAAAATAAACTCAGAAAAAATCGAAAAAGCTGTAAAAGATATTCTCCTTGCCGTCGGCGAAGATGCCAATCGTGAAGGCCTAAGGATGACGCCTAAGCGTGTCGCCTCTATGTATGTTGAGCTTCTTGCCGGAAATACTGAAGACCCTAAGCAGTACATAAAAAGTGTATTCAGGGAAAAATGCGATGAAGTCGTCCTCCTCCGCGACATTCCTTTTTACAGCGTTTGCGAACATCATTTGATGCCTTTTATAGGCAAAGCGCATGTGGCGTATTTGCCTGACGAATGTGTGATAGGCGTGAGCAAACTTGCGCGTATTGTGGACTGCTTTGCGAAAAGACTCCAGGTGCAGGAACGCCTGACCGCGCAGATTGCTGATTTCCTTAACGAAAATTTAAAACCGCAGGGAGTCGCGGTAGTGCTCGAGGCATCGCATTCCTGTATGACTATCCGCGGTATCAAGAAGCCCGGCTCTGTTATGGTTACAAGCGCCATCTGCGGAATATTCAAAAAAGACCCGAGAAGCAGAGCTGAAGTTCTGAGCCTTATGCACAATGCATAA
- a CDS encoding leucyl aminopeptidase encodes MKQIIKIDVKAAKADITKLKVDCLALGVYSDAKNSDLLNLLDKKLDGAISKVKKIGDFKANPAGSICIYTQGKIAAERVLLVGFGEMKKACSGVFRQAASKAAFDAVNLKAKSLAICLHYNEPGSDFERIGKTVTEAVHFGAYRYDEFLTQQENGRSNTFSVTLVNDNQKNVSKLSAGIKVGQIIGRAQNFSRTLCNRPGSLLYPAEFAAIAKKIAASVKGLSCTILDEKKLAAKKMGGILAVGQGSIHKPRMMIIKYSPRGKTKGAPIALVGKAVTFDTGGISLKPAQDMHEMKMDMTGGAAVLMTMEIIAKLKLPIQVYGIICAAENKPDGGSYLPGDIITTFSGRTVEVLNTDAEGRLVLSDGLEQARQLKCKTVIDLATLTGACVVALGKHKAGLFSNDEKLAEKLQTAAKDTGEPLWRLPYEPEYTEEIKGKIADLKNIGSKWGGACTAAAFLGEFTQGLTWAHLDIAGTMDASEPIKKYTEAGSIGFGVRLLTSFLMNAATKTQSHEGK; translated from the coding sequence ATGAAACAAATTATAAAAATAGATGTAAAGGCCGCCAAAGCCGACATTACGAAATTAAAGGTCGATTGTCTTGCTCTCGGCGTTTACAGCGACGCGAAAAATAGCGATTTGCTTAATCTGCTCGATAAAAAGCTTGATGGGGCGATTTCTAAAGTCAAAAAAATCGGTGATTTTAAGGCAAATCCCGCCGGCAGTATCTGTATATATACTCAGGGCAAAATCGCCGCCGAAAGAGTTCTGCTCGTCGGCTTTGGCGAAATGAAGAAAGCCTGCTCCGGAGTTTTCCGTCAGGCCGCCTCGAAAGCTGCCTTTGACGCGGTAAATTTAAAAGCAAAATCTCTTGCGATTTGTTTGCACTATAATGAACCCGGCTCGGATTTCGAAAGAATCGGAAAAACCGTTACCGAAGCCGTTCATTTCGGCGCATACAGATATGATGAATTTTTAACCCAGCAGGAAAACGGCAGAAGCAATACTTTTTCCGTTACTCTTGTTAATGACAATCAGAAGAATGTTTCAAAACTTTCCGCAGGCATAAAAGTCGGCCAGATTATCGGCAGGGCGCAGAATTTTTCAAGAACGCTTTGTAATCGGCCGGGCAGTTTGCTTTATCCTGCTGAATTTGCCGCCATTGCGAAAAAAATTGCTGCCTCTGTAAAAGGGCTTAGCTGCACGATTCTCGACGAAAAGAAACTCGCTGCCAAAAAAATGGGCGGGATTCTCGCTGTCGGCCAGGGGTCGATACATAAACCTCGAATGATGATTATAAAATATTCGCCAAGAGGTAAAACCAAAGGCGCACCAATCGCTCTTGTCGGAAAAGCGGTAACTTTCGATACCGGCGGAATAAGTTTAAAGCCTGCGCAGGACATGCACGAAATGAAAATGGATATGACAGGCGGCGCAGCGGTCCTGATGACGATGGAAATTATTGCCAAATTAAAACTGCCGATTCAGGTTTACGGCATAATTTGTGCCGCCGAGAACAAACCCGATGGCGGAAGTTACCTGCCCGGCGACATCATCACCACGTTCAGCGGCAGGACGGTCGAAGTATTGAATACCGACGCCGAAGGCAGACTGGTTTTGAGCGATGGTCTCGAGCAGGCAAGGCAGTTAAAATGTAAAACTGTTATCGACCTTGCGACCTTAACAGGCGCCTGTGTCGTTGCGCTTGGCAAGCATAAGGCAGGCCTTTTCAGTAACGATGAAAAACTTGCTGAAAAACTTCAGACCGCTGCGAAAGACACCGGAGAGCCGCTTTGGCGGCTTCCTTACGAGCCGGAGTATACCGAAGAGATAAAGGGAAAGATTGCCGATTTGAAAAATATCGGCAGCAAGTGGGGCGGCGCCTGCACAGCCGCGGCTTTTCTCGGCGAATTTACCCAGGGGCTTACATGGGCTCATCTTGATATTGCCGGTACGATGGATGCTTCGGAACCGATAAAAAAATACACCGAAGCCGGCTCAATCGGTTTTGGCGTCAGGCTTTTAACAAGTTTTCTCATGAATGCAGCCACGAAGACACAAAGTCACGAAGGAAAATAA
- a CDS encoding SDR family oxidoreductase, with translation MALSLITGGAGFIGSNMVRFLLDKGQKVRVLDNFETGKRKNLAEIADKIELIEGDIRDKAKVQQAVKDVEVVYHLAALGSVPRSMKDPATTHDVNVNGLFTVLLAARDAKVRKIVFSSSSSVYGQSEVLPQHEDLPLAPISPYGASKAIGEIYFRAFYETYGLQSVCLRYYNVFGPRQDPTSQYAAAIPLFVSALMRDKSPRIFDDGEQSRGFTYIENVMQANWLAANAKETHGEAMNISTENAVTVNTVVNTIRKLLGKENIKPVYAPPRPGDIKHSLADIKKAKELIGYTPFVSFEEGIAKAINWYKENL, from the coding sequence ATGGCTTTATCGCTTATTACAGGTGGAGCGGGTTTCATCGGCAGCAACATGGTAAGGTTTCTGCTCGACAAAGGGCAGAAGGTGCGGGTTCTTGATAATTTCGAGACCGGCAAACGTAAAAATCTTGCTGAAATTGCCGACAAAATCGAACTGATTGAGGGTGATATCCGCGACAAGGCAAAGGTGCAGCAGGCAGTCAAAGACGTGGAAGTTGTTTATCATTTAGCCGCTCTTGGTTCTGTGCCGAGGTCGATGAAAGACCCTGCGACAACTCATGATGTGAACGTTAATGGACTATTCACTGTGCTTTTGGCTGCAAGGGATGCGAAAGTGAGGAAAATTGTTTTTTCGTCGAGTTCATCGGTTTATGGACAGAGCGAAGTTCTGCCGCAGCACGAAGATTTGCCTCTTGCTCCAATTTCTCCTTATGGAGCCAGCAAAGCTATCGGCGAAATTTATTTCAGGGCATTTTACGAAACGTATGGCCTTCAATCTGTATGCCTCCGTTATTACAATGTGTTCGGACCAAGGCAGGACCCGACAAGTCAGTATGCCGCGGCAATACCGCTGTTTGTTTCTGCACTGATGAGAGATAAATCGCCGAGGATTTTCGATGACGGTGAGCAATCGCGGGGATTCACCTATATTGAAAATGTGATGCAGGCGAACTGGCTGGCGGCAAACGCAAAAGAAACGCACGGCGAGGCTATGAATATTTCCACGGAAAATGCAGTGACGGTAAATACCGTAGTAAATACGATAAGAAAACTTCTCGGCAAAGAAAATATCAAACCTGTTTACGCACCGCCGAGGCCCGGCGATATAAAACATTCTCTTGCGGATATCAAAAAAGCAAAAGAATTGATTGGTTATACGCCTTTTGTAAGCTTCGAAGAAGGAATAGCGAAAGCTATTAACTGGTATAAAGAAAATCTCTGA
- a CDS encoding nucleotide sugar dehydrogenase — protein MAKKSKIGKKAPFVGIVGMGYVGLPLAREFVLRGAKVVGFDINEENVKKINSGQSPLKHIPSSDIKNMVKSGRFNTTTDMKLMSKPDALIICVPTPLTKNREPDMTYIVITCETISKYLRKEQLVVLESTTYPGTTREVMKPILEKSGLKAGRDFYLAFSPEREDPGNKSFRTATIPKVVGGYDKKSLQVALEIYKYAIDETVPVSSCEVAESAKILENTYRCVNIAMVNELKQLFDRMGIDVWEVIDAAATKPFGFQKFYPGPGLGGHCIPIDPFYLTWRARQFGMPTKFIELAGEINTAMPHYVVHRTLEAMNDRKKSLKGAKVLVLGLAYKKDIDDVRESPSIELIEILKKKGAKVDYNDPYIPHTHKMREHNLKMRSKPLSEKMLKGYDIVLISTDHSCYDYNWIVKNSKMVVDSRNATAKVKSGRNKIVKA, from the coding sequence ATGGCGAAGAAGAGCAAAATCGGGAAGAAAGCGCCTTTTGTGGGCATTGTCGGAATGGGCTATGTAGGTCTGCCTCTGGCGAGAGAATTCGTTCTTCGCGGAGCAAAGGTAGTCGGTTTCGATATAAATGAAGAAAACGTTAAAAAAATAAATTCCGGCCAAAGCCCGCTCAAGCACATTCCGTCGAGTGATATAAAGAATATGGTTAAGAGCGGCCGATTCAATACGACAACGGATATGAAACTGATGAGCAAGCCGGACGCACTGATAATCTGCGTGCCGACTCCACTGACAAAAAACCGTGAGCCGGATATGACTTATATTGTTATTACGTGCGAAACGATTTCAAAGTATCTGCGTAAAGAACAGCTCGTAGTTCTGGAAAGCACGACATATCCCGGAACGACAAGAGAGGTAATGAAGCCGATACTCGAAAAGAGCGGCCTGAAGGCAGGCAGGGATTTTTACCTGGCGTTTTCACCTGAACGGGAAGACCCGGGCAACAAGAGTTTCAGGACGGCGACGATTCCAAAGGTTGTCGGCGGATATGACAAGAAGAGCCTTCAGGTAGCATTGGAAATCTATAAATACGCGATTGATGAAACCGTTCCTGTTTCGTCATGCGAGGTGGCTGAGTCGGCCAAGATACTGGAAAATACATATCGTTGCGTTAATATCGCAATGGTAAACGAATTGAAACAGCTTTTCGACCGGATGGGCATCGATGTATGGGAAGTAATTGATGCGGCGGCAACAAAGCCGTTCGGTTTCCAGAAGTTTTATCCCGGTCCGGGACTGGGCGGACACTGCATTCCGATTGACCCGTTTTACCTGACCTGGCGTGCGAGACAATTCGGTATGCCGACGAAATTTATAGAACTGGCCGGTGAAATCAATACCGCGATGCCGCATTATGTAGTGCATCGAACCCTGGAAGCGATGAACGACAGAAAAAAGAGTCTTAAAGGGGCGAAGGTTCTGGTTCTCGGACTTGCATACAAAAAAGATATCGACGATGTTCGTGAATCACCATCGATTGAGCTGATTGAAATTTTGAAAAAGAAGGGTGCGAAGGTGGATTATAACGACCCGTATATTCCTCATACGCACAAAATGCGCGAACATAATCTTAAAATGAGAAGCAAACCATTGAGCGAAAAGATGCTTAAGGGATACGATATTGTTCTGATTTCGACAGACCACAGTTGCTACGACTACAACTGGATAGTGAAAAATTCAAAAATGGTTGTCGATAGCCGTAACGCGACTGCGAAAGTGAAAAGCGGTCGTAATAAAATAGTAAAGGCATAA
- a CDS encoding GDP-mannose 4,6-dehydratase: MSNTSGKSSILNLQSSMVTGGAGFIGSHLCENLLASGRKVVVVDDLSTGSIKNIQHLLAEKNFKFIEGSVRDMDLMRETAEDVDCIYHLAAAVGVNLIIEKPVHTIETNIHGTEVVLSVANQLGKKVLITSTSEVYGKNEKVPFNEDDDTVLGSTKFSRWSYACSKAIDEFLALAYHRQYGLKVVIVRLFNTIGPRQTGMYGMVVPRFIDWALKNESLLIYGSGKQSRSFTYVSDVIRAMTSLMELKEANGEVFNVGSAEEITIQALADKVIKKTGSKSEKKFIPYSQAYGQGFDDMQRRLPCLEKINRATGYKPQVSLEQMIEKIITDKRGKNE, encoded by the coding sequence ATGTCGAATACATCCGGTAAATCTTCAATTTTAAATCTTCAATCTTCAATGGTAACTGGCGGAGCGGGATTTATCGGTTCGCATCTGTGCGAGAATCTTTTGGCCTCCGGCCGGAAAGTCGTTGTTGTTGACGATTTGAGCACAGGCAGTATTAAGAATATTCAGCATCTGCTTGCCGAGAAAAACTTTAAATTCATCGAAGGTTCTGTCCGTGATATGGATTTGATGAGAGAGACGGCTGAAGATGTCGATTGTATTTATCACCTCGCTGCCGCTGTCGGGGTTAATCTTATAATTGAAAAACCTGTTCACACTATCGAGACCAATATACACGGTACCGAAGTAGTGCTTTCAGTTGCAAATCAGCTCGGCAAGAAAGTTTTGATAACCTCAACCAGTGAGGTTTACGGCAAAAACGAAAAGGTGCCTTTCAATGAGGATGACGATACGGTGCTGGGCAGTACGAAATTTTCACGGTGGTCTTATGCGTGCAGCAAGGCGATAGATGAATTCCTTGCCCTTGCGTATCACCGCCAATACGGCCTGAAAGTTGTTATAGTGAGGTTATTTAATACTATAGGCCCAAGACAGACCGGCATGTATGGTATGGTTGTGCCGCGGTTTATAGACTGGGCGCTGAAGAACGAATCTTTGCTGATTTACGGCAGCGGGAAACAATCGAGAAGTTTTACTTATGTCAGCGATGTAATAAGAGCTATGACATCGCTTATGGAGCTGAAAGAGGCGAATGGAGAAGTCTTTAATGTCGGCTCAGCCGAAGAAATAACGATTCAAGCGCTTGCGGACAAGGTTATCAAAAAAACAGGTAGTAAGAGTGAAAAGAAATTTATTCCATATTCTCAGGCTTATGGACAGGGATTTGACGATATGCAAAGGCGGCTTCCATGTCTGGAGAAGATAAATAGGGCCACAGGCTATAAGCCGCAGGTTAGTCTTGAGCAGATGATCGAGAAGATTATTACTGACAAACGGGGTAAAAATGAGTAG
- a CDS encoding DUF502 domain-containing protein: MKRLIGYFLKGLLVFVPAAVTVWIVVIVIKKFDGFLKIPIPGLGFIAAIAFITLIGFLASNYAGKKLFVLIDKLFARLPVVKMLYSSIRDLIGAFAGERKSFDKPVIVELIAGGPKAVGFITQQDLGFLSLPGNVAVYFPQSYNFAGSVLIFPAERVVPLNIESSKAMAFIVSGGVSGK, from the coding sequence ATGAAACGATTGATAGGTTATTTTCTTAAAGGTCTTTTGGTTTTCGTTCCTGCCGCCGTAACGGTATGGATTGTAGTTATAGTAATAAAAAAATTCGACGGTTTTTTGAAAATTCCCATTCCCGGCCTCGGCTTTATCGCTGCGATAGCGTTTATTACGCTGATTGGCTTTTTGGCGTCCAATTATGCGGGCAAAAAATTGTTTGTTCTCATAGACAAACTCTTTGCAAGGCTGCCCGTAGTCAAAATGCTTTATTCGTCGATTAGAGATTTAATAGGCGCATTTGCCGGCGAAAGAAAAAGTTTCGATAAACCCGTAATCGTTGAGCTTATTGCCGGCGGGCCCAAAGCCGTTGGCTTTATCACTCAGCAGGATTTGGGATTTTTGTCTCTGCCCGGAAACGTGGCTGTTTATTTTCCGCAGTCGTATAATTTCGCAGGTTCAGTTTTAATCTTTCCCGCTGAAAGGGTTGTTCCTTTGAATATTGAAAGCTCGAAAGCTATGGCCTTTATTGTTTCCGGCGGCGTCTCAGGAAAATAA
- a CDS encoding HNH endonuclease has translation MFYRKKHFGIAFRKIKLTQSKFTIVDPEDFEKLNVHKWHIMGYVNNCYANRVTGRINGIKKAITMHRQIMNPPPGFVIDHKDGIGLNNTKTNLRIVTSAQNTHNSRKLLNNTSSKYKGIFRDKTRNGFRVHIGYNGHRKFLGHFDNEIDAAKAYDKTAMELYGDYAKLNFPKTPDGLYDKILSSPLERLIDYLMNVFVITS, from the coding sequence TTGTTCTACAGGAAAAAACACTTCGGCATTGCCTTTAGGAAAATAAAACTGACGCAGAGCAAATTCACTATCGTTGACCCTGAGGATTTTGAAAAATTAAATGTTCATAAATGGCACATTATGGGCTACGTTAATAATTGCTATGCAAATCGGGTAACAGGACGTATTAACGGTATAAAAAAAGCTATAACAATGCATCGTCAGATTATGAATCCCCCGCCCGGCTTTGTTATTGACCATAAAGACGGCATCGGCCTGAATAATACAAAGACCAATCTCAGGATTGTAACTTCTGCACAGAATACTCACAACAGCAGGAAATTGCTTAATAATACCAGTTCGAAATACAAAGGCATATTCCGCGATAAAACAAGAAATGGATTCCGCGTCCATATCGGATATAATGGCCATAGAAAATTTCTCGGTCACTTTGATAATGAAATCGACGCCGCAAAGGCTTACGACAAGACCGCAATGGAACTCTATGGCGATTATGCCAAACTTAATTTCCCCAAAACCCCCGACGGCCTCTACGATAAAATACTTTCCTCGCCCCTGGAACGCCTGATTGATTATCTCATGAATGTTTTTGTTATTACTTCGTAG
- a CDS encoding acyltransferase: MAKEYFVHSSSFVDDGAKIGKGTKIWHFGHIMKCTIGENCIFGQNAHVANDVVIGNNVKVQNNVSIYTGTIIEDDVFLGPSCVLTNVLNPRSQVNRHSVYEKTVIKRGATIGANATIVCGIELGRYCFIAAGAVVTKDVPDYAMMAGVPAKQLGWMSRHGIKLPKPDRDGIMICPESGYKYKEIQKGVLKCLDIDEDKPLPADLSVGKTSYKIFRNKK; this comes from the coding sequence ATGGCAAAAGAATATTTCGTACACTCAAGCAGTTTTGTCGATGACGGCGCGAAAATAGGCAAAGGCACAAAGATTTGGCACTTCGGGCATATAATGAAATGCACAATCGGCGAAAACTGTATCTTCGGTCAAAACGCTCACGTGGCCAATGATGTTGTCATAGGCAATAACGTCAAGGTTCAGAATAATGTTTCTATATATACCGGCACGATAATCGAAGATGATGTTTTCCTGGGGCCGAGCTGCGTGCTTACAAATGTTTTGAATCCCCGCTCACAGGTGAACCGCCATAGTGTATATGAAAAAACAGTAATTAAAAGAGGCGCAACAATCGGAGCCAACGCGACGATAGTCTGCGGCATCGAACTTGGCAGATATTGTTTTATTGCCGCCGGTGCTGTCGTAACGAAAGATGTGCCTGATTACGCGATGATGGCGGGAGTGCCCGCAAAACAGCTCGGCTGGATGAGCAGGCACGGGATAAAACTTCCAAAGCCGGACAGGGACGGCATTATGATTTGTCCTGAAAGCGGCTATAAATATAAAGAGATTCAAAAAGGCGTTTTAAAATGTCTCGACATCGATGAGGACAAACCTCTGCCGGCAGATTTGTCGGTTGGTAAAACAAGTTATAAGATATTCAGGAATAAGAAATAA